The following DNA comes from Anas acuta chromosome 35, bAnaAcu1.1, whole genome shotgun sequence.
CCAACTCCGATGGCCTCCTCGCTAGGTCGGGCGCTCAAAGCCCGAAGTTTAGGGTGGCCGGGGCCACAAAACGGAGAGCCCCGGCCCAGTTTTCGGCGGTTTGGGTTGGGCTGACATGAGTTTTCGGGGCGCGGGTGCCACCGGGCGGGTGCTGTTGGTGCCGTTCACGGATAACGCCTTCTTCTGAGGATCTTTCATCACCGTCCAGAAGGTTTCGGGCctgttttttaacctttctgCCCCCTCTTttcccgggggctgcagcctgtaGACGTTGTAGGGGGGCTCCTCGGGGAGGCTGGCCTCCGAGCTGGCCGGTGATGAGACGCTTATCACGGGGAAGGACAGCTCTGTGGGtcccgggggccgggggggctttTTGGCTGCCGGGTTTTCCCCCATGCAGGGGGGAAACATCCCCGCTCCTCTTCCTGCTCTCTGCATCGAGGCTCCGGGTGTCTTTGCCTGTCCCGTTTTGCCTTTGGGTGACGATTTTTCGGCCTTGCGAGGAGTCCCCGGGATGGCCGGCAGCCTGATGGAAGAACCAAGAATCCAGGATGGTTTTGGGGTCGCATCCtgcaccccccaccccctcatGCAGCGCTGGATGCTGCAGCCCTGAAATTTGGGGGGGCTCCCGGCGGCCTCATCCCACCCATTTGGAGCcctcagcctcacctcaaggGAGCCTTCCCTGCCTTCTGCGCCTCCCCCTTCAGGGCTGCTTCTTCTGTCGACCCCGTGGGGGCAAGGGAAGGAAGCCCGAGACCTTTGCCTAAAATTTGGGAAGGAGAGGTGTTAGAAGAACATTTCCGTGATGCCGCCGTCCCCGGGGACACGCCGGGTGCTGAGGCTGCTCCCCGAGACCCTCCTTGGCACCAGCCCTCGCCCGGCTCCTTTCTAAgcctcaatattttttttttggggccGAGTTCTGGGAGAAAGGAGCTGGCTACGGCCAATTTTAGGGGGTGTCTTGATCCCCGTCCTCCTGCAGCGCCCAGGGCCGGGCACATCAGGCACCTCGCACCTGGGGGCTCCGTTTTGGAGGCGCGGTGACAAGATGTGGTGCAAGGCAGAGCTTTTGGGTGCTCCACGATGGGTTTTCTCACCAGGAGTCAGTTCCCCGTCCCTTCGAAGGGaaccagcagctgcttttcttcccccagcTTGGCCGAGAAGAGGAAAAGccccttctttcttctccttggaGTGCTCCTGGGGCGGTTTTTTGGGCATGCTCTCCATCTCAAACCTGGCAAAAGAAGGCCTCAGCGTGACCCACAATCACCCCATTTCCACGTTGCCATCAAAGCCCCATCCCCAAATTCCTTCCTGGGCAGGGGGCTCGTCCAGCAAAGAAGCACCGGCTGGGCACCCGTGGGTGCAAGGAGAACCCGAGCAGCGGCCACAGCCACAAAAATACTCACTCGGGGAAGACGATGACACGGCCAGAGAAGGTCAGGGAGGCCAAGGGTGCCCTCCGGGACACCACCACGTCCATCAGCTGGGGGACCTGCAAGGAGATGGCAAATGTCCTCTGGCCTCGGTCGTGGCCAAAAACTCCAACCCAAAA
Coding sequences within:
- the LOC137846633 gene encoding coiled-coil domain-containing protein 81-like isoform X1 encodes the protein MQKRVTFADEVLPNVRRTPVRFWDGMKVPCLTPSITSKEKISVWDAVSAYIHEHLLLHQGVRIPALGSFDVVPKLVKDGNKTLILQMPTFRLARNLVVTHSLTANKEYLPGHKELEPLHYPEVAAQICLSSQRVESCIQGTTSLISRCVGKGENIALVLRDVGVLLIEGTRVEMKFYSEFLQKLSGKENLQKAFFKVPQLMDVVVSRRAPLASLTFSGRVIVFPEFEMESMPKKPPQEHSKEKKEGAFPLLGQAGGRKAAAGSLRRDGELTPGKGLGLPSLAPTGSTEEAALKGEAQKAGKAPLRLPAIPGTPRKAEKSSPKGKTGQAKTPGASMQRAGRGAGMFPPCMGENPAAKKPPRPPGPTELSFPVISVSSPASSEASLPEEPPYNVYRLQPPGKEGAERLKNRPETFWTVMKDPQKKALSVNGTNSTRPVAPAPRKLMSAQPKPPKTGPGLSVLWPRPP
- the LOC137846633 gene encoding coiled-coil domain-containing protein 81-like isoform X2 — its product is MPTFRLARNLVVTHSLTANKEYLPGHKELEPLHYPEVAAQICLSSQRVESCIQGTTSLISRCVGKGENIALVLRDVGVLLIEGTRVEMKFYSEFLQKLSGKENLQKAFFKVPQLMDVVVSRRAPLASLTFSGRVIVFPEFEMESMPKKPPQEHSKEKKEGAFPLLGQAGGRKAAAGSLRRDGELTPGKGLGLPSLAPTGSTEEAALKGEAQKAGKAPLRLPAIPGTPRKAEKSSPKGKTGQAKTPGASMQRAGRGAGMFPPCMGENPAAKKPPRPPGPTELSFPVISVSSPASSEASLPEEPPYNVYRLQPPGKEGAERLKNRPETFWTVMKDPQKKALSVNGTNSTRPVAPAPRKLMSAQPKPPKTGPGLSVLWPRPP